Proteins found in one Paenibacillus borealis genomic segment:
- a CDS encoding glycoside hydrolase family 43 protein, whose protein sequence is MKYNNPVIKGFYPDPSVCKVDGIYYMVCSSFQYFPGVPILESTDLLNWKQIGHCLTRGSQIQLGTVSSSGGVFAPTIRYNNGRFYMVTTNDTTHQNFYVWTDDIYGEWSEPVYVDQGGIDPDLYFEDGKTLFMSNGFDDNNTPGVIQCEIDIETGRKLSPSRSIWQGTGGRYLESPHLYKINGYYYLLAAEGGTEYGHMATYARGTSASGPFEAYAKNPVLTNRNLGGYELQGVGHSDLIQDDLGNWWLLHLGFRQTGRWLTYHHLGREVFLTPVTFGEDGWFTAGHNGTVLLSFETDRIPDTVIQQEKKSYTFANTDWNLDWAYLRHPATENYLPEPDKLTLKGTEVTLDAPASPTFIGLRQRDFAAVISCNVTLTGGEAGITLYMDENHHYDLAIRKDGAGYRVVERLNIGDIKSIQHEVDLGSDNQATLLIKSNNERYSFFIGSEHGEIPLGTAQTRYLSSEVAGGFTGVLIGLYACGEGSSAEFTEFKCEYL, encoded by the coding sequence ATGAAATACAATAACCCGGTGATCAAAGGCTTTTATCCTGACCCCAGTGTATGTAAAGTGGACGGCATCTATTATATGGTCTGCAGCTCCTTTCAGTATTTCCCTGGAGTGCCCATCTTGGAGAGCACGGACCTGCTTAACTGGAAGCAAATCGGCCATTGCCTGACCCGCGGGAGCCAGATTCAGTTGGGCACGGTGAGCAGCTCCGGCGGCGTGTTCGCCCCTACCATCCGGTACAATAACGGCCGTTTCTACATGGTGACTACCAATGATACTACCCACCAGAACTTCTATGTCTGGACCGACGATATTTACGGCGAATGGTCTGAACCGGTCTATGTTGATCAGGGCGGAATCGATCCGGATTTGTATTTTGAAGACGGCAAGACTTTGTTCATGAGCAACGGGTTTGACGATAATAACACCCCGGGTGTGATTCAGTGTGAGATCGACATTGAGACAGGCCGCAAGCTGTCGCCGAGCCGGTCTATCTGGCAGGGAACGGGCGGACGTTATCTGGAAAGCCCTCATCTCTATAAAATCAACGGGTACTACTACCTGCTCGCCGCTGAAGGCGGTACCGAATATGGACATATGGCGACTTATGCCCGGGGGACTTCTGCTTCCGGCCCGTTCGAGGCCTATGCGAAGAATCCTGTCCTGACCAACCGTAATCTGGGCGGTTACGAGCTGCAGGGGGTTGGCCATAGCGACCTGATCCAGGATGATCTGGGGAACTGGTGGCTCTTGCATCTCGGCTTCCGGCAAACCGGACGCTGGCTTACCTATCATCACCTGGGCCGCGAAGTGTTCCTGACTCCGGTAACCTTCGGCGAAGACGGCTGGTTTACAGCAGGGCATAACGGGACAGTCCTCCTGAGCTTCGAGACGGACCGCATCCCGGATACGGTAATTCAGCAGGAGAAGAAGAGCTATACTTTTGCGAACACGGACTGGAATCTGGACTGGGCTTACCTCCGCCATCCGGCCACAGAGAATTATCTGCCGGAACCGGACAAGCTTACGCTAAAAGGCACCGAAGTAACGCTGGATGCTCCCGCATCTCCGACCTTTATCGGTTTGCGCCAACGGGATTTCGCCGCAGTGATTTCCTGCAACGTAACGCTCACAGGCGGAGAAGCCGGCATCACGCTGTATATGGATGAGAATCATCATTATGATCTGGCGATCCGTAAGGACGGGGCCGGGTACAGGGTAGTTGAGCGCCTCAATATCGGGGATATCAAATCCATCCAGCATGAAGTGGACCTGGGCAGTGACAATCAGGCTACGCTGTTGATCAAATCTAATAATGAACGCTACAGCTTCTTCATTGGTAGTGAACACGGGGAAATCCCCCTCGGCACAGCCCAAACCAGATACCTCTCTTCCGAGGTGGCCGGAGGGTTCACGGGTGTGCTGATCGGACTGTACGCTTGCGGAGAAGGTTCATCGGCGGAGTTCACGGAGTTTAAGTGCGAGTATTTGTAA
- a CDS encoding cellulase-like family protein, which yields MDSVFEHLPRKLTITMWDFSWYTMTLPGEPYHDLAARFEEAVDRGYNTVRICAMPFLLFTAEGKRPGTLHFGSLGEVGQRTRWYNCRGGAVLDGHAHLLELFRQAKAHGIYIMLSSWEYQQSPSFLAFPALRDELAAIAPKERFMAIARSMHQLVRYVKAEGYGSQIVYAELHNEVEFGQLTAVGVEQGISETDTPKLVEAMQPYIEEAMDYLRAQHPDILMTASYTLNEAYPKAYVARNMQVAHYHLYIKGVLNELMDAAGLNDEQIPFPNAFVQSLLRDDAPPFEAWTLPAGQEWRMEGNPVGMKLIYLHDWADPDQWDLYLYDRYGAHKLAMLQKADMRLEEAHEWAAHSGIPVVIGEGYVGYTPLHAGFEEGPVGKFIAEYALRKGMALGFWGMTLCSNCAPHHPFWNDIAWQQKWNRFILEAE from the coding sequence ATGGATTCTGTATTTGAACATTTGCCGCGCAAACTAACCATTACGATGTGGGATTTCTCCTGGTATACGATGACCTTGCCCGGCGAGCCATATCACGATTTGGCCGCACGCTTCGAGGAGGCGGTGGATAGAGGGTACAATACGGTCCGTATCTGTGCGATGCCGTTCTTATTGTTCACGGCGGAGGGCAAACGGCCGGGTACGCTGCATTTCGGCAGCCTCGGAGAGGTCGGGCAGCGGACGCGCTGGTATAACTGCCGCGGCGGCGCCGTGCTGGACGGGCATGCCCATCTGCTGGAGCTCTTCCGGCAGGCGAAGGCACACGGCATCTATATCATGCTGTCTTCGTGGGAATATCAGCAGAGCCCGAGCTTCCTTGCTTTTCCTGCGCTGCGCGACGAACTGGCCGCCATCGCCCCCAAGGAACGGTTCATGGCGATCGCCAGATCCATGCATCAGCTCGTCCGGTATGTTAAAGCTGAAGGCTACGGCAGTCAGATCGTCTATGCCGAGCTGCATAACGAGGTGGAATTCGGACAGCTTACCGCTGTAGGCGTGGAACAGGGAATCAGTGAAACGGATACACCTAAGCTGGTTGAAGCGATGCAGCCTTATATAGAAGAGGCGATGGATTACCTGCGGGCGCAGCATCCCGATATTCTGATGACAGCCAGCTATACGCTGAACGAAGCCTATCCGAAGGCTTATGTGGCCCGCAATATGCAGGTAGCGCACTATCATCTCTATATCAAGGGTGTATTGAATGAACTCATGGATGCCGCCGGGTTAAATGATGAGCAAATTCCGTTTCCGAATGCCTTTGTCCAGTCTTTATTGAGGGACGATGCGCCTCCGTTCGAGGCTTGGACACTACCGGCAGGGCAGGAATGGCGGATGGAGGGCAACCCGGTCGGGATGAAGCTCATCTATCTGCATGATTGGGCCGACCCGGACCAGTGGGATCTCTATTTATATGACCGCTACGGTGCCCATAAGCTGGCGATGCTGCAAAAGGCCGATATGCGGCTCGAAGAAGCTCATGAGTGGGCCGCGCATTCCGGCATACCGGTCGTTATCGGAGAAGGTTATGTAGGTTATACCCCGCTGCATGCAGGTTTTGAAGAGGGCCCAGTCGGCAAATTCATTGCCGAGTATGCGCTGCGCAAAGGAATGGCACTGGGCTTCTGGGGAATGACGCTGTGCTCTAACTGTGCACCGCATCATCCGTTCTGGAACGATATCGCCTGGCAGCAGAAGTGGAACCGGTTTATTCTGGAGGCGGAATAA